One genomic window of Paenisporosarcina antarctica includes the following:
- the hpaB gene encoding 4-hydroxyphenylacetate 3-monooxygenase, oxygenase component → MGAINGKELIDRLDQLNAEIWFDGERITGKISEHPAFKGILETKASLYDLQLEPRLLNELTFISPDTNEPIGISYLQPKTKEDLVKRRTMMEHWARQTKGMVGRSPDYLNSVIMGFASSAPFLKGKEKCFPENIHNIYETAMSKDLTFTHTFVPPQVNRSLFNYSSSKEPISAKVIEQNEQGLVIKGARLLATQGGLTDEVLVFSTPSLFLQEDESFAFSIPSNTPGLKFICRESFVGGDSAFNHPLSSRFEEMDSLVVFDHVLVPWNRVFYYGNIEASANFLLKSSFHCFALHQTVTRQIVKSEFMLGLAQLIVETINVGEYQHIHEKLSEFIIGLETMKALLEKSEQDSKLDEFGTMRPHLIPLQIASNIFPKIYPRYCEIIQLIGASGMVTLPTEKAINSSIASDIHQYLQGSTKTAEERIKVFRLAWDLTMSSFGTRQIQYERYFFGDPIRLSSALYNTYPKEQYVKTVCEFLDIKH, encoded by the coding sequence ATGGGAGCAATAAATGGGAAGGAATTAATTGACCGTTTAGACCAACTGAATGCCGAAATATGGTTTGATGGAGAAAGGATCACTGGAAAGATTTCAGAGCATCCTGCTTTTAAGGGTATTCTGGAGACAAAAGCATCTTTGTATGACCTGCAGCTGGAGCCCCGTCTTTTAAACGAATTGACATTTATTTCACCTGATACCAATGAACCCATAGGAATTTCTTATTTGCAACCTAAAACAAAAGAAGATTTAGTAAAGAGAAGAACAATGATGGAGCATTGGGCAAGACAGACCAAAGGGATGGTGGGGAGAAGTCCAGATTATCTAAACTCAGTTATAATGGGTTTTGCATCTTCTGCTCCATTTTTAAAGGGAAAGGAAAAGTGTTTTCCCGAGAACATCCATAATATTTACGAAACAGCCATGAGTAAAGACTTAACATTCACTCACACATTTGTACCCCCCCAAGTGAACCGTTCATTATTTAATTATTCCTCCTCTAAGGAACCCATATCAGCTAAAGTGATTGAACAAAACGAGCAAGGGTTAGTCATAAAAGGGGCACGTCTCCTGGCTACACAAGGAGGCTTAACTGATGAAGTCCTAGTTTTTAGTACCCCAAGTCTCTTCTTGCAAGAAGATGAATCATTTGCTTTCTCGATTCCTTCCAATACACCAGGATTAAAATTCATCTGCAGGGAATCTTTTGTTGGTGGGGATTCTGCTTTTAATCATCCACTTAGCTCGAGATTCGAAGAAATGGATTCTCTTGTTGTCTTTGATCATGTTCTAGTCCCATGGAACCGTGTATTCTATTATGGAAACATTGAAGCATCAGCCAACTTCTTGTTAAAAAGTTCCTTTCATTGTTTTGCATTACATCAAACCGTAACTAGACAAATTGTTAAGTCAGAATTCATGTTAGGTCTTGCTCAACTAATTGTGGAGACCATCAACGTTGGCGAGTATCAGCATATTCATGAAAAGCTATCAGAATTCATCATTGGACTTGAAACGATGAAGGCTCTTCTTGAGAAATCTGAGCAAGATAGTAAATTAGATGAATTTGGGACGATGCGTCCTCATCTGATTCCTCTTCAAATTGCCAGTAATATCTTTCCCAAAATATATCCACGATATTGTGAAATCATCCAATTAATCGGTGCCAGCGGTATGGTGACTTTACCCACTGAAAAAGCAATTAATTCTTCAATTGCCTCAGATATACACCAATATCTTCAAGGCTCAACCAAAACGGCCGAGGAGCGAATAAAGGTATTTCGATTAGCATGGGATTTAACAATGAGTTCGTTTGGCACAAGACAAATTCAATACGAGCGGTACTTTTTTGGAGATCCTATTCGTTTATCAAGTGCACTTTATAATACGTACCCAAAGGAGCAATACGTAAAAACAGTCTGTGAATTTCTTGATATAAAACATTAG
- the fur gene encoding ferric iron uptake transcriptional regulator yields the protein MESRIDRIKKQLHGASYKLTPQREATVRVLLENEEDHLSAEDVYLLVKNKAPDIGLATVYRTLELLTELKVVDKINFGDGVSRYDLRQEGAAHFHHHLVCIECGAVDEIQEDLLEDVENVVEKRWNFQIKDHRLTFHGICWRCHDKHDENES from the coding sequence ATGGAGAGCCGGATTGATCGGATAAAAAAGCAGCTTCATGGTGCGAGCTATAAGCTGACGCCACAGCGTGAAGCGACAGTAAGAGTGCTTCTTGAAAATGAAGAAGATCATTTGAGCGCAGAAGATGTCTATCTTCTTGTTAAGAATAAAGCACCAGATATTGGACTAGCAACAGTATATCGCACACTTGAACTGCTAACAGAACTAAAAGTAGTTGATAAAATTAACTTTGGAGACGGTGTATCACGATACGATTTGAGACAAGAAGGCGCAGCACACTTCCATCATCATCTCGTATGTATTGAATGTGGAGCCGTGGATGAAATCCAAGAAGACTTGCTGGAAGATGTGGAAAATGTAGTTGAAAAAAGATGGAATTTTCAAATTAAAGACCACCGTTTAACATTTCATGGGATATGCTGGCGTTGCCATGATAAACATGATGAAAATGAATCGTGA
- the xerD gene encoding site-specific tyrosine recombinase XerD, with translation MKEMQDAVSDYLHFLRVERQLSSNTLSSYERDLKAYIKDLSKVQNITTLNIVERIHILSHLQLLKVGGNSSRTLARHISSIRSFHQFLLREKVSNSDPTVHLEMPQMDRTLPKILSIEEVEELIVAPNLGKPQGLRDRALLEILYATGMRISECISLNLEDLHLTMGFVRCFGKGGKERIIPLGRTALAACNEYLKEGRPKLIKTTHRTDVIFVNQRGKGLTRQGVWKLMKEHAMKAGIQNEITPHTLRHSFATHLIENGADLRAVQEMLGHADISTTQIYTHVSKVRLKDVYKQFHPRA, from the coding sequence GTGAAAGAAATGCAAGACGCAGTCTCAGATTATCTTCATTTTTTAAGGGTGGAGCGACAATTATCATCTAATACTTTAAGTTCGTACGAAAGAGATCTTAAAGCATATATAAAGGATCTTTCAAAAGTTCAAAATATAACCACATTAAATATCGTAGAGCGAATTCATATTCTTTCCCACTTACAGTTATTGAAAGTGGGAGGGAATTCGTCTCGCACTTTAGCACGTCATATTTCATCAATTCGCTCGTTTCATCAATTTTTATTACGAGAAAAAGTATCCAACTCAGACCCAACTGTGCATTTAGAGATGCCACAAATGGATCGAACACTACCAAAAATTTTATCGATTGAAGAAGTAGAAGAATTGATTGTTGCGCCAAATTTAGGGAAACCTCAAGGATTAAGAGACCGTGCATTGTTAGAAATACTTTACGCAACCGGCATGCGAATCAGTGAGTGTATTTCATTGAATTTGGAGGATTTACATTTGACCATGGGATTTGTCAGGTGTTTCGGTAAAGGTGGTAAAGAAAGAATTATTCCATTAGGACGAACAGCTTTGGCTGCTTGTAACGAATATTTAAAAGAAGGACGTCCAAAATTGATCAAGACAACACATCGAACAGATGTCATATTTGTCAATCAACGCGGAAAAGGGTTAACGAGACAAGGTGTTTGGAAATTAATGAAAGAGCATGCCATGAAAGCGGGAATTCAAAACGAAATAACGCCACATACTTTGCGCCATTCATTTGCCACACACTTAATAGAAAATGGAGCGGATTTGCGAGCGGTTCAAGAAATGCTTGGACATGCAGATATTTCAACAACTCAAATCTATACGCATGTTAGTAAAGTACGATTAAAAGATGTGTATAAACAATTTCATCCTCGTGCATAA
- a CDS encoding YqkE family protein, whose protein sequence is MAKKKQQGHKQPDRSEREQGNTLADQLQNDVVEKLKLAKKQLQDAERNQEEEREAQAQFNRKQKEKNKSFAELLDDYGMNGNKF, encoded by the coding sequence ATGGCAAAAAAGAAACAGCAGGGGCATAAACAACCTGACCGCTCAGAGCGAGAGCAAGGGAACACGTTAGCCGACCAACTTCAAAATGATGTAGTAGAAAAATTAAAACTAGCAAAAAAACAATTACAAGATGCTGAGCGTAATCAAGAAGAAGAACGCGAAGCGCAAGCACAATTCAATAGAAAACAAAAAGAGAAGAACAAATCATTCGCTGAACTGTTAGATGATTACGGAATGAATGGCAATAAATTTTAA
- a CDS encoding NUDIX hydrolase, with product MKKYEEKSISTTPIYDGKVISLRVDEVTLPNGKTSKRELIKHPGAVAIIPITAEGKLVFVEQYRKALERSLIETPAGKLEPGEQPEITARRELEEETGYACGKLTHIQSFATSPGFANEIIHVFVAEELSKIENAAALDEDEFVEVVEATIEEAEEMMKNGQIFDAKTAYSVLWAKEYLQKR from the coding sequence ATGAAAAAATACGAAGAGAAATCTATTTCAACAACACCTATTTATGACGGGAAAGTCATTTCATTACGAGTAGATGAAGTGACACTACCAAATGGTAAAACCTCGAAACGAGAATTAATAAAACATCCTGGAGCAGTTGCAATTATACCAATAACTGCTGAAGGTAAATTAGTATTTGTTGAACAATACCGAAAAGCGCTCGAACGCTCACTAATTGAAACACCAGCAGGAAAACTAGAGCCAGGTGAACAACCAGAAATAACGGCAAGAAGAGAACTTGAAGAGGAAACGGGTTACGCATGCGGGAAATTAACCCATATTCAATCGTTTGCAACTTCACCAGGATTTGCTAATGAAATCATTCATGTATTTGTAGCAGAAGAATTATCTAAAATTGAAAATGCGGCGGCACTTGATGAAGATGAATTTGTGGAAGTGGTTGAAGCAACCATTGAAGAAGCTGAAGAAATGATGAAGAATGGACAAATTTTTGATGCCAAAACTGCCTATAGTGTTTTATGGGCAAAAGAATATTTACAAAAAAGATGA
- a CDS encoding STAS domain-containing protein, whose protein sequence is MKHQLLFVEDGIAIIRLKGELDHHATQMIRDEISQTLYSGTLRAIIWNLQDLNFMDSAGIGLILGRMRDFVPSNGQTVILHPSETMKKIFQYSGLGSYVWTTTEEETIAQLGGILNGQ, encoded by the coding sequence ATGAAACATCAACTACTATTTGTCGAAGACGGCATTGCTATTATTCGTTTAAAAGGTGAGCTTGACCATCATGCTACACAAATGATCCGTGACGAAATTTCACAGACTTTATACAGTGGAACGCTTCGTGCCATCATATGGAACTTACAAGATTTGAATTTTATGGACAGTGCAGGAATTGGACTAATTTTAGGGAGAATGAGAGACTTTGTTCCTTCTAATGGACAAACAGTCATTTTACATCCTTCCGAAACGATGAAGAAAATCTTTCAATATTCCGGATTAGGTTCATATGTGTGGACAACAACAGAAGAAGAAACGATCGCACAATTAGGGGGCATTCTCAATGGACAATGA
- a CDS encoding hydroxymethylglutaryl-CoA lyase — MFSLPNNVTIIEVGPRDGLQNEKNLVSTENKLAFIHALQASGIQEMEITSFVSPKWVPQMSDAAEIVELVQKQGRQFVLTPNSKGVERAIEVGAKSMAVFVGVSNSFNMKNINKTTAQSMAGLKPVISNLKQQGYFVRACISTAFYCPYEGKIAIEDTLSLCKEFASWGVDELSVADTIGMANPHESYSLFSHLIKEIPNVLMTAHFHDTRKMGIANIYAALLAGVSRFDTSAGGLGGCPFAPGATGNVATEDVVNMLHTMGVQTGINLDLLCEAVSIIAPCVSRPIDTGMFRLYEIQQQA, encoded by the coding sequence ATGTTTAGTTTACCAAACAATGTGACAATAATCGAGGTTGGCCCACGTGATGGCTTACAAAACGAGAAAAATTTAGTTTCTACTGAAAACAAGCTCGCATTTATACACGCACTTCAAGCATCCGGAATTCAAGAAATGGAAATCACTTCTTTTGTTTCACCTAAGTGGGTACCACAAATGTCCGACGCAGCAGAAATAGTTGAACTTGTTCAAAAGCAAGGTAGACAATTCGTTTTAACACCTAACTCAAAAGGCGTGGAAAGAGCGATTGAAGTAGGCGCAAAAAGTATGGCTGTTTTTGTTGGGGTAAGTAATTCTTTTAACATGAAAAATATAAACAAAACGACTGCTCAAAGTATGGCTGGATTAAAACCAGTTATTTCAAATTTAAAACAACAAGGATACTTTGTTAGGGCTTGTATCTCCACCGCATTTTATTGTCCTTATGAAGGTAAAATAGCCATTGAAGACACCTTATCACTATGTAAAGAGTTTGCAAGCTGGGGAGTTGATGAACTTAGTGTAGCCGATACAATTGGCATGGCGAATCCACATGAAAGTTATTCGTTATTTTCTCACTTAATTAAGGAAATACCAAATGTATTAATGACTGCTCATTTTCATGATACAAGAAAAATGGGGATAGCCAATATATATGCCGCACTGCTCGCTGGCGTTTCTCGCTTTGATACTTCAGCTGGCGGTCTTGGTGGGTGTCCTTTTGCACCTGGAGCTACAGGTAATGTAGCAACTGAAGATGTGGTGAATATGCTACATACAATGGGAGTTCAAACAGGAATTAATTTGGATCTATTATGTGAAGCGGTATCCATTATTGCCCCTTGTGTTTCAAGACCAATTGATACGGGCATGTTTAGATTATACGAAATACAACAACAAGCGTAG
- a CDS encoding aldo/keto reductase: MKKRELGQSGLFASEIGLGCMSLPTNNGEAQKIVDAAIDHGITYFDTADLYDKGENEVVVGHALKGKRHNILLATKVGNKWREDEAGWTWDSSSSYITKQVKESLTRLQTDYIDLYQLHGGTMEDNLEEAVDAFESLKKEGLIRAYGISSIRPNVVNRFLEKDQASSVMMQYSMLDRRPEEWFELIASHGASVVTRGSLAKGLLTAEAMKRVGDSKDYGEYSKELLLETLSKIGKHTEDLTGLALAFVLQHKQVAAIVAGASSEKQITSTIDAYHRSISTNDLEQVTNILRDDRYKEHRIKLG, from the coding sequence ATGAAAAAACGTGAACTTGGACAAAGCGGATTATTTGCATCCGAAATCGGCCTAGGTTGTATGTCACTTCCAACTAACAATGGCGAAGCCCAAAAAATTGTGGATGCCGCTATCGACCACGGCATTACGTATTTTGATACCGCAGATTTATACGATAAGGGCGAAAATGAAGTTGTTGTTGGCCATGCATTAAAAGGAAAACGTCATAACATCTTGCTAGCTACCAAAGTAGGTAATAAATGGCGTGAGGATGAAGCTGGCTGGACTTGGGATTCATCTAGTTCATATATTACTAAGCAAGTAAAAGAAAGTTTAACAAGACTGCAAACAGATTATATCGATTTGTATCAATTACACGGTGGAACGATGGAAGATAATTTAGAAGAAGCAGTCGATGCTTTCGAATCATTAAAAAAAGAAGGGCTGATTCGTGCGTACGGAATTTCCTCCATTCGCCCGAATGTAGTCAATCGGTTTTTAGAAAAGGACCAAGCAAGCTCTGTTATGATGCAGTATAGTATGTTAGACCGCAGACCAGAAGAGTGGTTTGAATTGATAGCTAGTCACGGAGCCTCTGTTGTTACACGTGGTTCACTTGCTAAGGGATTGCTTACTGCCGAAGCAATGAAACGCGTTGGAGATTCTAAAGACTATGGTGAGTATAGTAAAGAATTATTACTAGAAACCTTATCTAAGATTGGTAAACACACAGAAGATTTGACTGGTCTCGCTCTAGCGTTCGTTTTACAGCATAAACAAGTGGCAGCAATAGTTGCCGGTGCTAGTTCAGAGAAACAAATCACCAGCACTATTGACGCATATCACCGATCAATTTCAACTAATGATTTAGAACAAGTAACAAATATACTGAGAGATGATCGATATAAAGAACATCGCATAAAATTGGGTTAA
- a CDS encoding alpha/beta hydrolase, with translation MKRRILWITSILTSIMTAGAAVFGFMITSRLMYLKKKDDAFILNREITANRFNEAWFNVVRKTEKWIASPNGYPVKAIFLEPLDTNNYVIICHGVTESKINSVKYARLFERLGFNSVVYDHRRHGDSGGKTTSFGHYEKMDLQAVVKAVNDHSGKDAIIGIHGESMGAATTILYAGTLQDHAHFYIVDCAFSDFTDQLLYLMKKQTPLRSSLAIKLADVFLRVRDGYSMKLVSPREAVTRINKPVLFIHSLLDDFILPEMTKQLYELKKGPKQLKLFEKGSHAQSFNQNSEEYEKTVADFLNTYNLMPKA, from the coding sequence ATGAAGCGTCGCATTCTTTGGATCACCAGTATTCTTACGAGTATTATGACTGCAGGAGCGGCGGTTTTTGGTTTTATGATAACAAGCCGGTTAATGTATTTGAAAAAAAAGGACGATGCATTTATATTAAACCGTGAGATTACTGCAAATAGATTTAACGAAGCTTGGTTTAATGTTGTCAGAAAGACTGAAAAATGGATTGCTAGTCCTAATGGTTATCCAGTAAAAGCAATCTTTTTAGAGCCATTGGACACGAATAATTATGTTATCATTTGTCACGGTGTTACCGAAAGTAAAATTAATTCCGTTAAATACGCACGACTCTTTGAACGATTAGGTTTTAATTCTGTAGTTTATGACCATAGACGACATGGTGATTCGGGAGGTAAAACAACTAGTTTTGGCCATTACGAAAAAATGGATTTACAAGCGGTCGTAAAAGCGGTCAATGATCACTCAGGAAAAGATGCGATTATCGGCATCCACGGTGAATCTATGGGCGCAGCAACAACTATATTATATGCAGGTACGCTTCAAGACCATGCTCATTTTTATATCGTCGATTGTGCTTTTTCTGACTTTACTGATCAACTACTATATTTGATGAAAAAACAAACGCCACTTCGCTCAAGTCTAGCCATTAAACTAGCAGATGTATTTTTACGCGTACGTGATGGCTATTCAATGAAGTTAGTGTCTCCTCGAGAAGCAGTAACGCGAATCAATAAACCAGTCTTATTCATTCATAGCTTACTTGATGATTTTATTCTTCCAGAAATGACCAAACAACTTTACGAATTAAAAAAAGGCCCAAAACAATTGAAACTATTTGAAAAGGGCTCCCATGCACAATCGTTCAATCAAAATTCAGAAGAATATGAAAAAACAGTTGCGGACTTTTTAAACACCTATAATTTAATGCCAAAAGCATAA
- the deoB gene encoding phosphopentomutase, which translates to MLNKSFKRIHIVVMDSVGIGEAPDAKAFGDEGSDTLGHIAEKMNGLKMPNLEKMGLSNIRPFQGIQPIDVPSSYFGKMKEASVGKDTMTGHWEIMGLNITQPFKVYPNGFPNELIKTLEEKTGRKVIGNKPASGTEILDELGQEHMETGAIIVYTSADPVLQIAAHEEIIPLKELYSICEIARELTLEPEFLVGRVIARPFKGQPGTFKRTTNRHDYALKPFERTVMNELKDANYDVIAIGKISDIFNDEGVTESLRTIDNMDGMDKLSQVVNKDFRGISFLNLVDFDALYGHRRDPIGYGEALEAFDSRMPEVLNALTNEDLLIITADHGNDPTFPGSDHTREYVPLLAYSPRFVEGKELPLSETFADIGATIAENFNVPMPKFGRSFLSHLN; encoded by the coding sequence ATGTTAAACAAATCATTTAAACGAATTCATATCGTTGTCATGGATTCAGTTGGTATTGGCGAAGCTCCAGATGCCAAAGCTTTCGGCGACGAAGGTTCTGATACATTAGGTCATATAGCAGAAAAAATGAATGGTCTTAAGATGCCAAACCTTGAGAAAATGGGTCTTTCTAATATTCGCCCGTTCCAAGGCATACAACCTATAGACGTACCTTCATCCTACTTTGGGAAAATGAAAGAAGCATCTGTAGGAAAAGATACAATGACTGGCCACTGGGAAATCATGGGTCTTAATATCACTCAGCCATTTAAAGTCTATCCAAATGGCTTCCCTAATGAATTAATTAAAACATTAGAAGAAAAAACTGGACGCAAAGTCATTGGCAATAAACCAGCAAGTGGAACTGAAATATTAGATGAGTTAGGACAAGAACATATGGAAACCGGTGCAATCATCGTTTACACATCTGCTGACCCTGTCTTGCAAATTGCTGCTCACGAAGAAATTATTCCTCTAAAGGAGTTATATTCTATTTGTGAAATTGCACGTGAACTTACATTAGAACCAGAATTTTTAGTGGGCCGTGTAATTGCTCGTCCATTTAAAGGTCAACCTGGAACATTTAAGCGCACAACAAATCGTCATGATTATGCGTTGAAACCGTTTGAACGCACTGTAATGAATGAATTAAAAGATGCCAATTACGATGTTATTGCAATCGGCAAAATCTCGGATATTTTTAACGATGAAGGTGTAACTGAATCATTACGAACAATAGACAATATGGATGGCATGGATAAGTTATCCCAAGTCGTTAATAAAGATTTCCGTGGTATTAGTTTCTTGAACTTGGTTGACTTTGACGCGTTATATGGACATCGACGGGATCCAATTGGATACGGCGAAGCTTTAGAGGCATTCGATTCTCGCATGCCAGAAGTGTTAAACGCATTAACGAACGAAGATTTGTTAATTATTACAGCAGATCACGGAAACGACCCAACTTTCCCAGGGTCAGATCATACCCGTGAATATGTACCTTTATTAGCATATTCCCCTCGTTTTGTAGAAGGCAAAGAACTTCCGCTTAGCGAAACCTTTGCTGATATAGGGGCAACAATTGCCGAAAACTTTAATGTACCAATGCCGAAATTTGGGCGCAGTTTTCTTTCACATTTAAACTAA
- a CDS encoding acetyl-CoA C-acetyltransferase, whose amino-acid sequence MSTIEVVVVSAVRTAIGSFQGALKDVPATKLGALVIKEALKKAGLEPNQVSEVIMGNVLQGGLGQNPARQAAIFAGLPDTIPSMTINKVCGSGLKAVHLATQAIIAGDADIVVAGGFENMSQAPYLLKNAREGYRMGDQKVVDSMVSDGLWCAFNDYHMGVTAENLCDRYEISREQQDEFSARSQQRAVQAIDSGKFKEEIVAVEIPQRKGDPIVFDTDEYPKRGTTVEKLGKLRPAFKKEGSVTAGNASGVNDGAAAVVVMSRAKADELGLTPLAIIVANASAGVDPSVMGIGPVQAVKNVFAKSGLSMADIDLVEANEAFAAQSIAVDRELAFDHEKLNVNGGAIALGHPIGASGARIFVSLLHEMAKQDAKTGLATLCIGGGQGVATIVKRA is encoded by the coding sequence TTGTCAACAATAGAAGTGGTTGTCGTAAGTGCTGTTCGTACAGCAATTGGTTCATTCCAAGGGGCGTTAAAAGACGTACCAGCTACAAAGTTAGGTGCGCTTGTAATAAAAGAAGCATTAAAAAAAGCAGGACTTGAACCAAATCAAGTGAGTGAAGTTATCATGGGGAATGTCCTACAAGGTGGCCTTGGTCAAAATCCAGCAAGACAAGCAGCTATTTTTGCAGGTCTTCCTGATACGATACCATCTATGACTATAAATAAAGTATGTGGATCTGGATTAAAAGCAGTTCATTTAGCTACTCAAGCCATTATTGCTGGGGATGCTGACATCGTTGTGGCGGGTGGATTTGAAAATATGAGTCAAGCACCTTACTTATTAAAGAACGCTCGTGAAGGATACCGAATGGGCGATCAAAAAGTAGTGGATAGTATGGTTTCTGACGGTTTATGGTGTGCGTTTAATGACTACCATATGGGCGTTACGGCAGAAAATTTATGTGATCGTTATGAAATTTCTCGTGAGCAACAAGATGAGTTCTCTGCTCGTTCTCAACAACGTGCAGTTCAAGCAATTGATTCAGGGAAATTTAAAGAAGAGATTGTAGCTGTTGAAATTCCACAACGAAAAGGGGATCCGATTGTTTTTGATACAGACGAATACCCAAAACGTGGAACTACAGTAGAAAAATTAGGCAAATTGCGTCCAGCCTTCAAAAAAGAAGGAAGCGTTACAGCAGGAAATGCTTCAGGGGTTAACGACGGAGCAGCAGCTGTTGTTGTAATGTCTAGAGCAAAAGCGGACGAATTAGGCTTAACTCCTCTTGCTATAATAGTCGCAAATGCATCTGCAGGTGTTGATCCTTCAGTGATGGGAATTGGCCCTGTACAAGCTGTTAAAAATGTTTTTGCAAAATCAGGTCTTTCAATGGCAGATATTGACTTAGTAGAAGCGAATGAAGCTTTTGCTGCACAATCGATAGCAGTTGATCGTGAGCTTGCCTTCGATCATGAAAAACTAAATGTTAACGGTGGAGCTATCGCTTTAGGACATCCAATCGGTGCTAGTGGTGCACGTATTTTCGTGTCACTTCTTCATGAGATGGCTAAGCAAGATGCTAAAACAGGTTTAGCCACTTTATGTATAGGTGGCGGTCAAGGTGTCGCTACAATTGTTAAAAGAGCATAA
- a CDS encoding pyrimidine-nucleoside phosphorylase, with amino-acid sequence MRMVDLIEKKRDGEELTTEEIGFFIEQYTNGNIPDYQVSALLMAIYFQDMTDRERADLTLAMVESGDQIDLSEIEGIKVDKHSTGGVGDTTTLVLGPLVAACGVPVAKMSGRGLGHTGGTIDKLEAIEGFHVELTTEQFTKQVNELKLAVIGQSGNLTPADKKLYALRDVTGTVNSIPLIASSIMSKKIAAGADAIVLDVKTGEGAFMKSVEDARSLARAMVQIGNNVGRQTMAIISDMSQPLGFAIGNSLEVKEAIDTLRGKGPADLTELCLVLGSQMVVVGGKAKDLDEARAMLREVIENGSAIEILKGFIEGQGGNPAVVDSPELLPQAQFTFEVPAKESGYVSCIEADEVGTAAMLLGAGRATKDSVIDLAVGIVLHKKVGDAVKEGESLATIHSNSENIENVLAILHKYIEFSKEPTTAPNLIEEIITQ; translated from the coding sequence ATGAGAATGGTCGATTTGATAGAAAAAAAGCGTGATGGTGAAGAACTAACAACTGAAGAAATCGGTTTTTTTATTGAGCAATATACGAATGGAAATATTCCCGATTATCAAGTAAGCGCGTTATTAATGGCTATTTATTTCCAAGACATGACAGATCGTGAACGTGCAGATTTAACATTAGCAATGGTTGAATCGGGGGATCAAATTGATTTATCTGAAATTGAAGGAATCAAGGTAGACAAACATTCAACTGGCGGTGTTGGCGATACAACAACACTTGTCCTTGGACCCTTAGTTGCAGCTTGCGGAGTTCCCGTTGCAAAAATGAGTGGGCGAGGTTTAGGTCATACTGGTGGGACGATTGATAAATTAGAAGCGATCGAAGGCTTCCATGTTGAGTTAACAACTGAACAATTCACAAAACAAGTGAATGAATTAAAGTTAGCGGTAATTGGTCAAAGTGGAAATTTAACACCTGCCGATAAAAAATTATATGCACTTCGTGATGTAACAGGAACTGTTAATAGCATCCCATTAATAGCGAGTTCTATCATGAGTAAAAAAATCGCTGCAGGTGCAGATGCCATTGTATTAGATGTGAAAACGGGCGAAGGCGCGTTTATGAAATCCGTTGAAGACGCACGTTCACTCGCTAGAGCAATGGTTCAAATCGGCAACAACGTAGGACGCCAAACAATGGCTATTATTTCTGATATGAGCCAACCTTTAGGATTTGCTATAGGTAACTCGTTAGAAGTCAAAGAAGCTATTGATACACTACGTGGAAAAGGTCCAGCAGACTTAACAGAACTTTGTTTAGTACTAGGAAGCCAAATGGTTGTTGTTGGCGGGAAAGCGAAGGATCTAGATGAAGCTCGTGCAATGCTTCGTGAAGTAATTGAAAATGGTTCTGCCATTGAAATCTTAAAAGGTTTCATTGAGGGACAAGGTGGTAATCCAGCAGTTGTAGATTCACCGGAATTGTTACCACAAGCTCAATTCACGTTCGAAGTTCCAGCAAAAGAAAGCGGATATGTATCATGTATCGAAGCTGATGAAGTAGGTACTGCTGCAATGTTGCTAGGCGCAGGACGTGCAACAAAAGATTCGGTAATCGATTTAGCAGTCGGAATTGTGCTCCATAAAAAAGTAGGCGACGCAGTTAAAGAAGGCGAGTCACTTGCAACAATCCATTCTAACTCTGAGAATATTGAAAACGTCTTAGCCATTCTTCACAAATATATTGAATTCTCAAAAGAACCAACAACAGCACCTAATTTGATTGAAGAAATCATCACACAATAA